In Candidatus Protochlamydia phocaeensis, a single window of DNA contains:
- a CDS encoding disulfide bond formation protein B translates to MVIVSLNQTSKWNFDKTLLVLWIISALVLMFSLYQQFIAKVEPCDLCKWQRYVYILIFAISPLGLIQQLNFSIRNTISLFFLIGFGVASYHALVQFGLLADRCAITQQITSIEDFMEILDQPKISCSNISWKLFGLSASSYNAAFSFFALIILNFKTIKKLSYVTRNH, encoded by the coding sequence ATGGTTATAGTTTCCTTAAATCAAACATCAAAATGGAATTTTGATAAGACTTTACTTGTCTTATGGATAATTTCTGCTTTAGTTTTGATGTTTTCACTCTATCAGCAATTCATAGCAAAAGTTGAGCCTTGCGATTTATGTAAATGGCAGCGCTATGTTTATATTTTGATATTTGCAATCTCTCCTCTTGGTTTAATTCAACAATTAAATTTCTCAATTCGCAATACAATCTCTTTATTTTTTCTGATTGGATTTGGAGTAGCTAGCTATCATGCCTTAGTACAATTCGGATTACTTGCAGATCGTTGTGCAATTACTCAACAGATTACTAGCATAGAAGATTTTATGGAAATTTTAGATCAGCCAAAAATTTCTTGCTCTAATATTAGTTGGAAATTATTCGGCTTATCTGCTTCAAGCTATAATGCTGCTTTCTCTTTTTTTGCTTTAATTATTTTAAACTTTAAAACCATCAAAAAGCTTTCTTATGTCACAAGAAATCATTAA